In Fibrobacter sp., the sequence AAAATATATTGAATACTACAACAATGACCGGATAAAACTGCGCCTAAACGGAATGAGTCCTGTACAATACCGGACTCATAACGCTGTTTTATCCTAACTTTAAACTGTCCAACTTTTTGGGGTCAGTTCACGCCTAGGGGGTTCTGCAAACCCCCGAATGTCATGCCAGATGTCATGCTGACGAAGGTCAGCATCGGATTGTTCTTTCCGGAGCCTGTCACCCCGAACTTGTTTCGGCATCACTATTCCTTACCTTCATTCGTCATGCTGACGGAGGTCAGCATCGGATTGTTCTTTCCGGAGCCTGTCACCCCGAACTTGTTTCGGCATCACCGTTCCTTACCTTCATTCGTCATGCTGACGGAGGTCAGCATCGGATTGTCTATACCAGAACCTGTCATGCCGAACTTGTTTCGGCATCACCGTTCCTTACCTTCATTCGTCATGCTGACGAAGGTCAGCATCGGATTGTCTATACCAGAACCTGTCATGCCGAACTTGTTTCGGCATCACCATTCCTTACCAGAACCGCTTTCTATAAGTATGTTTGCTTCGAGGGGCATTTCGCACGCAAACACGATCACTTCGTTTAAGTGTTTGCTTAGCAAAACGCCCTCTCTCCGCAAAGAAACACGAGAGTGGCTTCGGAAAGGGAATGTTTATCGCGGGAACGTTCCGAAGCATGTACTGCGAAAACCTTGTGATTGTTAATCACTGCGGCTTTCGCGAACCGCGGGTCTCGTATTAAACTGCAGGAAGATGTTTTTTTGTAATTGTCACCCTGGAGGGCAGTAAGCCCGATAGGGTCCACTAAGCATGCTTTACTCGGCTTGTTCTTCAACCTTCGTACAACGGACGGAGAAACCTTTTGCTTTGATTTCTCTATGATTTTGCTGCGGTGCAGAACTGTTTACGCTTATAAGAGCATGGTGTGCACGGATGTCTGGTTCTTCCGCATATTCCTCAGGGCGGAACCATGCTGTTTTATCCTTTAAACCAGAAAAAGTTCCATTGGTATTTCGTAATCCAGCACCAACTAGGGAGAATCCGCTGCTATTCGTTCCGCTAAAACCATGCATTGAACGCAAGCCCTTGACGCCATCATCATATTTGTCCTCATACCCCATCACGACACAATAATCATCGTAGGTAAACAGCCTCCAGCCATCAGGGCAGATTCCTTGGTGATTTTCCTGAATAAGGTCGGCGCAGCTCTCGGTATTGCAGCGGCTCGGCAGCTGCATCATCTCGGCCCACTGGTAGAGGCCACCGAATTCGTCACACTTGGTAGTATCATTGTTGTAGCAGTAGCGTTCGATCTTGGAATCGTCGTTCTGGTCATTTTCGCCAGGCACCATCTCGCCGATATTCAAGTTTTCCGCCATCACGGTAACAGAATATCCCTTATATTCCGAATAAATCGTTATGTAATAATAGCTACGGCCATTACGCGGATCCGTAAATGTCTTATAACGATTTTCACCAATACGCCAATCTTCCGCTAAAGCATCGGAGTGATCAAACGGCACGTATTCGCTGCTGCTCAACGGCGCCGATGAGGATGACTTGGCACTGCTACTGGACACATTTGTCGAGCTTGAACTCGACTTCGGAGTGACGCTCGAAGAGGACTTCGCGGAACTGCTAGACGCGACGCTCGAGGAAGACTTCGCGCTGCTAGATGTCATGCCGGCCGATGTGCCGGCATCGCCGTTTTTACTACTGCTGGACACGCTTGTCTCGTCTTCGCTTGACTGCGGTGTGACGTCTTCGATACTGCTGGACGACTCGTCATCGCGCGGGGCAAAACTGATGTCGTCATCCCCGCATGCCGCCAAGAAAAAAGCCAAAACAAACGCCAGGGAGATCCTTCGACTCCACTTCGTTGCGCTCAGGATGACACTCTCATTCATGTTCTTGCTTCTTCCTTACCTATTTCCATAAATATAATCGATATAAACCGGCATTGGTTCTGACGAAAATCGGTTGGGGTTGCTTTTTCTTGGGCGTTTGTGTATATTTGTTGGTGGAGATAGATTATGTCCTACGATGTTCTGGAAAAAGAGCTTCGGCTGTTGCCGGAATCCTACCTTGAAGATGTAGCCAAGTACATCCAGTTTTTGCTTTACCAGCATGAACAGGAACGTATGGCTCCTCTTGCGGAATCTGACGAGGAGTTCCAGGCCAAAATGAGAATGGGACTGGACGATGTAAGGGAAGGCCGTTACACCCCATTGGAAAAAGCTTTTGCAGATATCAAGCACAGTCTTGTGTAATGGAATACAAGGTTTTTGTAACTGAACGTGCAAAGTCCGACCTCGCTGAAGTGTATTCTTACATTTCAACAGAATTGCAATCGATAGCGACGGCTAACAATGTAATCGACTCGTTGCAGCGTGCGATGAAAGACTTGTCCATTATGCCTAACAGATATCATCGCTATATGGAAGAACCATGGCTTTCTGAGGGCGTGCGTTATTTTTCCGTTCGGAATTTCTCTGTATTTTATACTGTGGACGATGATGAACAAAGCGTTTTTGTTGTTCATGTAATTTACAGCAAAAGGGATTTTCCTCAGATTCTTCCGAAAATATGAGAGGGCCTCTCTAATAAAACTTTTGGAAGTCTATACCTATGAATGGAATTAGAAAACCCGCTGTCATTTTGGCGGATTCTATGGAAGAGTATATGGCTCCGCCGAATCCGTACAAACCTTCTCCAAAAGGGGAATTAAACCTTTTGGAACTTGGTCGTTATGCCAGACGGGTTGGAAAAACTGTTGATATGCTGACTGCCGAAGAGATTCTGCAGTTCAAGTTGTAATCATCTGATTTCAAAAGTCGGCTGGCTGCCGGTGAGCGTGACGGCGAGTGTCATCTTTTTGCGGCCGAGGGTGCGGATAACCGAGAAGGTGTCGCCTTCGCGGGCGATTTCCATTTTGCCGTCGCGAAGGACGGGATTGCTGCTCCGCATGGCGGTGAGTTCTTTCACCAGCGCGTAGACGGGTTCCTGCTGCATTTCGGGCAGTTTTTCCCAAGGGACGCTCCGGCGGTTGTCGGGGTCTTTGCCGCCAAGCATTCCGAGTTCCTCCCCGTAGTAAATGCAGGGGGCGCCGGGCATGAAGAACATCAGGGTGAGCGCGAACTTGATGCGTT encodes:
- a CDS encoding IS3 family transposase, producing the protein KYIEYYNNDRIKLRLNGMSPVQYRTHNAVLS
- a CDS encoding FISUMP domain-containing protein, with protein sequence MAFFLAACGDDDISFAPRDDESSSSIEDVTPQSSEDETSVSSSSKNGDAGTSAGMTSSSAKSSSSVASSSSAKSSSSVTPKSSSSSTNVSSSSAKSSSSAPLSSSEYVPFDHSDALAEDWRIGENRYKTFTDPRNGRSYYYITIYSEYKGYSVTVMAENLNIGEMVPGENDQNDDSKIERYCYNNDTTKCDEFGGLYQWAEMMQLPSRCNTESCADLIQENHQGICPDGWRLFTYDDYCVVMGYEDKYDDGVKGLRSMHGFSGTNSSGFSLVGAGLRNTNGTFSGLKDKTAWFRPEEYAEEPDIRAHHALISVNSSAPQQNHREIKAKGFSVRCTKVEEQAE
- a CDS encoding type II toxin-antitoxin system RelE/ParE family toxin; this translates as MEYKVFVTERAKSDLAEVYSYISTELQSIATANNVIDSLQRAMKDLSIMPNRYHRYMEEPWLSEGVRYFSVRNFSVFYTVDDDEQSVFVVHVIYSKRDFPQILPKI